The Botrytis cinerea B05.10 chromosome 6, complete sequence region AGCCGATgttttccattcccaaagACGTTTGTCGATGTCAATACGCCAAGAACGGAAACTATCAAATTTCACCAGAAAAGGAGATGGTAGTTGTGTATGCATGAAAGGATTGCGTAAATTTGCACCACCCGCTCGCGCATGCAATGCTTGTTGATGTTGTAATACCTGTAGAATTTCAGACTGTAGCAATCTGAGGCGGAAGTAATGATATGCTACATGCTTGTAACTTGATCCACCAACTCCTGGATCCTGCAGACCAGCAGGTGTAATATATTTATCGTCGAGCAATGAAGGGAATTCTGTCGTCACCACTTGATCGGTAATTCCAAATGGTCTCCCAACGCACGTGGAAACAAGTCGATCAAAAGAGTATGTGCACCACCACAATCTTCTCCTATAATCTCGGATATATTCACGACGGCCTCGTTCTCGCATCGTACGCTCCCGATGTAATCTTGCAGTTTCGGCATCTTCGTTCTTTACTCCAGGTATTTCCAATTTGGGGACTTCAAtatcctttccatcttcataaTGCAGACCTAGATCAACTGCTAAGCGAACCGCCACTCCAATAATGTACCACAAACCAGGAGCCACAGGTCTCAATAACGCGAACCCAGCAAGGAGCAGAACAGCTTGGAGTTCCTCCAAGCCCCCACCGAATCCATCGACTCTATCTACCGAAGAACTGAGGCATGCTTCGAGATGAACGATTGCTGAGGCGTGATATTCCTCAGGCTGACTTTGTTTCCCACTGAATGTGCGCTTTGCTTTGTCACCATCAATTGtcttttctgcttcttctcgAGCGCCCGAATCACCAAGGAAAATTCCAGCGCCAATGGCAAACACGATGTTGAGCATATAGAGTTCTCGGGGTGTCCTAGCTTTGGTGTCTCCGGTCGCATATGCCTCCTCAAACATTTTCATAAATTCTCCTCGGTGTAATATAGGTATCTGAGGATTTGCATGCTCGAAATAGAAGTCTACCAATCTCTTTCCAACATCTTTGTTAGGGAAGGGGGCTTGTTTAATTGTAGGTTTTGTGTGTAAACCAAAGAATGAATCACGCATCGAAGTCCCCCCTTGTGCAGCAGCTTTCGAGTTTCCTGTTGGTCGTGAAGGTCTCACGCCACTATGATCACTAGCAGCACCCGAAACTGAAGATCTCACTGCCGCAAACACCACTCTTGCAAAGGATATGCCGGATGTTGAACCCAAGTATCTCTTGTCTGAAGCTCCCTGGACGGAAACACTCTCAATATTGGACATCAGTTTGTTCACTTTTTCAGATTCGTCCTGCCTCTTGTTCCACGTCACCTCATCCTGCGCTTTCTTTCGCACAAGAGCCGTATCCCCATTGAATGCCGATCTGCCATCCTCACTGCCAGGAGTTCTTACTGCCGCTGGATCTGTCCCTGGTTTCGGGGAGTGTTCCAGAACTTCGGCTGGCGCAAACGTGATATTGTTTTGTAGTAGCAAGGATTCAAGGTATGCTGTTCTTGTCTCGAGATAGTACACATAACTATTGTAGCCAGATATTAGCACTCAATTCCCATCACCAATTCACACCAGAGAAAAGAGATAAGAAAACTCACCTCCTAGGAATTTCTCTCTTGGTTATAGGATCATAGCCCACACATTTATGCCCCGCCTTCTCGCAGCTTGCGCAACTGGGTAGATTCTGATCGCATTTATTCTTCCTCAACCGACACCTGTTACACGCGCTGACATTGCGAAAACTGCTACTCTGTCCCGCCTTACCACCTCCAGTTGCCTCAGCCTTCACTAGTATCGGCTCCGCAGGTACAATTTCCTCTGCTGCAATTTTCGGACTATCATTCTTGACAAGCGCCGCAGATGTACTAGGAGGCTCTGGGGGACTATGTCTCACTCGTTTGTTCGGGTAACTACTTGCGCTCGTCGGCGGCGAGTGGGGGTTCATCGTTCTGTCGTCTTCTCAATTTCGCCGAATGCGCATTCGTTTGGGTCTTCCGCGCAATGGGATAATATCGAGGATGGATTCTGTCGATGAAAATCGGAATCGCGCATGCGATTGAGTGTATTGGTCTTTAAATCCGTCTATTCTCTCTCATCCTGCTCTTTCTCAACCTCCGACTTTGCGATTGTGTAATGTTAAATTCCCACTCTCCAATACGCCAGCTCCGTAATCTTTCCGGTCTCTCGGAGAAAATGTCAGATGTTTTCGTTATCGCAGTTTCAAAAGAATGTTCCTTCCCAGCgttcaaaagatatttttgtatCAATGTAACATTATTGAACGAGAGCCGCGACTTCCTCTAGAATATGCGTGGGGTTTACCTTTGCCCGTGATTCACAATGTATAGACCTAGATGTGAAAAAAATCCATGGATTGAACATTTCACGGCACCAGGCTCAGGCTAGGTCAGAGAATTCCACTTCCACTAAATGGCActggtagatagatagatagataggcGGTTGATGGAGCTGAATGATAAGAGCTTCGGCCAATCGAACACAGCCATCCAATGATTACTCCGTACCTAGTCCATCCCATTTGTAGACGGAAGGTGGGCACGGAAATCTATCAGCACTGTTGACTTGATAGCATCGAGTAAAGCTTTGCTCTGCGGCGTGGGATATCTAATCGAGGGCTGCTTTCTTTCCTAGGGGAGTAAAAGGGGCGTCACACTAAGTAGTCGGTAAAATTGATCAATGAAGGAGTAAATTACATATTTCATTTCAGACATTTATTCAAATCAGATTATTTGAAGGAGTGATATATAAACAAGCAACCCCCCATGTCATCGATAGGAATCATAAAACTACCTAAACGCCAGATAGTATGcaagccaagccaagccaaCCGTTGATTCTTCCAAGTCAGCCGAAATATAATCTGCAATTAGAACCGCAGTCCGGCGGTCCATCCCTAGTAGGAAGTGCAATAATGATATTTCCCTTTTGTCGAAACTCCTACCGTCCGTGTAGTGCAAAGAACTAAATACCGTTTTTGCAAACGACCCAATTCTGTATGCCACCATAACCCCAATTACGCCCAAAATAAAACCTACTTTAAAATACCATCACCATGATGTATAACGCTCAAAGGCATGAAGGGATATCTAACGTCGAAACAAGAACCCCCACTGAAATTGCCCAAAATGGCccaaaatgatttttatacAGACGCCCTCCCGAAAGCAGTCTTCGAGAATTGAATTGTTCGAAAAGAAATCTCATAAGTCGTGAATgaataagaaagatgaaCGAAATATCCTCTAATGTTCGACAGCGATGTGTCTTGGCTCGGCGCCAGCGGCGATGCCAGTATCAGGAGCACAATGATCAAGCATTTCATCATCGAATGCTTGCTCGTGGtcctcttcactcttctcGTCAACATCCATTCTTCCTCCCTTGTCAGTCATGTATAGACTGATAACGGCACCAATCATAGCAATGATAGCACTGCACCACCACGCAAGACCAGAGTATCCTAAGCTAGCACCAGCTGACAAAAGGAAGCCTGAGACTGTGGGACCAAAGGCTCTGGAAATGCTGGCGGTTGATGCCGCAACACCGTTGATAGTTCCCAACATCAAGAGTGATGGTGCCGAATTCGTCAACAAAATAGCATTGCTTGGGTATGTCATGGTCGAGAAAGTACATTTCCAGATGACGACCGCATACAAACCaatcattttgagattctccGGAAGTAAGACCAAGTAGGGTGTCACAATATAGAGGATTGGATAGGAAATTGCCATGGTTCTGAACAAGTTCAAAGCGCCCAGTCGTCGAACAACGATTGGGAATAAGAAAATTGTAGCAATCATGGAATATAATCCTTGAACCGAAAGAACCACGCCGACATCTGAAGAGCTCATTCCATATGTACCGACGAATTTAAAGGGCAATTGAGGTTCTGGGAATGGCGGAGCATCATCCTCTTGTTTGTAGGAAAGCATTGTTGGAAGCATGGAATCGAAAGTCATTGTGTGGCTGGAAATCTCGGGTCAGTTACTCAATTCGTATGGTCGTGCAGATGGAAAAACGTGAAACAGGTGAACTTACTAAGCCAAGATACCATAGCCGATAATATTGATGACGACCTGTCTCGTAAAAGCCTTCGTTACTGCAGGTTTAGTTCTTGCAGGAACAACAAATTGATCATGTGCATTCAAATCCAGGGTTTCTTGCGGGTCTTTAGAAGTCGCAGTCGATGTAAGAGTAGGTGATCCTTGGGTTGTTCGATATCCTGGCGGCTGATCCTCTGAATCACCATTCAACAGCGAAAGTATCTCGTCAGACTCTGCCACCTTTTCGCATCGACTGTTCTTTAATTCGGCGCATCGTGTGAATTTGCTGAGAAGCCATTTCCCTGCTTCTAATCCGGGATCCCGACGGTATTTCTTCTCCGAGTGCGTTTCTTCCAAAAATAAGATTCCGACAATTACTCCGCAAGTTACCACAACTGTACAAACAAGATTGGGCAGCAGGTAAGGGAACTTTTCCCAAACCGACCCTTGCTGGAATGTTCCTGGCCAATTGACCACGGGTCTCGCCAGTGCGCCTCCAAGGGACGGGCCTAATATGGATCTGCAAAGTGTAACATTAGTATAAAAATTGTTGAGAGCTGACTAGAGCTGACAGTTAGTTCGAACTCACCCGAGACACCAAACGAATGGCATGATTGTATATGCGCGAGCTATGACTTGTCAGAACGAGGCTCCGAAACCCAAAGTGATAGATCACTTACGCTGATGTTCTTTGACCGTCACCATCTCGGCCACAGTAGTTTGCAAAACGCCAATGTTTCTAGAAAAAGCAAATCATCAGACTGCATTGCCTCAAACAATAAAAGGGGGGCGGAAGCATGGATCCATACCCGTTCAATAAACCACCCAGCGCGCGTGCCAACAGTGCTGTTGGCAGATTGGGTGAGAATCCAAAGATGAGCATACTCAAAGCCGTACCCGCAAGCCCGGTAAGCAGGACTGGTTTTCGTCCGATTTTATCGCTCAATCGACCCCAAGCCACTCCAGACGAGAATTCTGCGAAGGCGAACGCCGATGTGACCATGCCACAGTACATGAAGATCTGAGCATCGTTATCGGTAATGTGGAAATCCTTGACCATGAAGTATATGTAAGGGAAAATGCTCATAAAAGCAATGGGCTCGCAAATCCGACATAGTGCTAGAGTATGGACATCAGTGATTGCACGGTTGGGATAATTACTGCACTGCTGCTGTATAAGCCACAATGAGAGTTACACAAACGTACCCAGGATTGTCATTTGCTTCGTGGGGAATGGAGGGGTCCGCCTCCGCGCTCCCATCTGTCCTGCCGCGGATTGCATGTCCGCTACCTCTTGCGTGAAGCTTCGATGGGGAGTTGTAAGTTGAACGGGCTCTTTAGAAAAGTATCGTAGCAGATTTGATCGTTTGGGAGAACTTGACGAGAATGTAAAATTTGTGAAAGTCGACGTTTCAAACGGTGGAAgtatgtttatatattgatcgatccttccaaatataaTTCCTAGTTTTGCTTTTATGTTGTGCAATCAAACTTtatatgattgatttgaGTAGATGCATGAGCAATATGTAGTTAGAGAAAAGCAAATACGTGCAGGAGGTCTTTGCTTTAttatgaaagaagaaaagaaaaaagaggtGGAAGGTCGAACAGTCCAAGAAATCGATGGAGTAGCAAGGCAAGAAATATGTAGCTGACCGCTGGATGGAGACGTTTAGAAGTACAATCAGACGTAGTGGGTAGTAGCGGCGCCGACTTTAATACAAATCTGATTATGATACTTACAGGGCGGTGACGAAGCCTGCTCTGTCATTACAGTCGTGGCTCATCCCTCCTCCCTTGCTAAAGCATGTTGAGCGAGCGAGCGTTGTCTCCTATGGGGCGCACATAGGTTTGGGCCTTCAAGCTAGAAGCCGTGTATGATTCTGAATGAGAAGGACGGTACTACCGTACCCACACGCCCCGGCATTTGGCTCCGTGACCCGTTGGGCTAAAGATGAGGGAGAATTCAAAGAGGgaagattatttaaaaattgtTTGCAGCTACTCACATGAAGGAAACCCTGCCCTGTCACAACTTGGGTGGATTAGGTCTTGGGTTGAGTAGCGCCGTGGATCAGGGAAAAAGGATAGTGACCAAGGCTCGCAGGGGCCCGTATTTTACTCACGGCGGCGGTGTGAATGGTCGAGGGAAATGAAAGTTTGAGAATGCGTGGGCTTTGATGACACTACTATCATCATaagatgttttgttttgctcctgcttctgcttctgctgctGCTGGTGGAGTATGAGTGTTGCGGTTATGCCGAAACAGGTATTAGATGTCTTTTTTCTTGACACACACTAGAGTCTATTCTCTATAGAAGGGTTTCGAGCTTCTCAACTTATTAAGTTACATGGAGAGAATGACATGATGGTATCATTCCATCCGTTCATTTGTTACATGCATTATATTATTGGGTGTGAAGATCACCCCGGAAAATGCTTCGACAAGGCAAGGAATACAACCTGGGTAGATATCATCAAGTGTGCTGTGCTACTTTCCTTTCTGTAGTCATGAACGGAAAGGTGTATAGTATTGAATTGTATTATTCCCACTGTAATCGATGTG contains the following coding sequences:
- the BcuaY gene encoding BcuaY — encoded protein: MNPHSPPTSASSYPNKRVRHSPPEPPSTSAALVKNDSPKIAAEEIVPAEPILVKAEATGGGKAGQSSSFRNVSACNRCRLRKNKCDQNLPSCASCEKAGHKCVGYDPITKREIPRSYVYYLETRTAYLESLLLQNNITFAPAEVLEHSPKPGTDPAAVRTPGSEDGRSAFNGDTALVRKKAQDEVTWNKRQDESEKVNKLMSNIESVSVQGASDKRYLGSTSGISFARVVFAAVRSSVSGAASDHSGVRPSRPTGNSKAAAQGGTSMRDSFFGLHTKPTIKQAPFPNKDVGKRLVDFYFEHANPQIPILHRGEFMKMFEEAYATGDTKARTPRELYMLNIVFAIGAGIFLGDSGAREEAEKTIDGDKAKRTFSGKQSQPEEYHASAIVHLEACLSSSVDRVDGFGGGLEELQAVLLLAGFALLRPVAPGLWYIIGVAVRLAVDLGLHYEDGKDIEVPKLEIPGVKNEDAETARLHRERTMRERGRREYIRDYRRRLWWCTYSFDRLVSTCVGRPFGITDQVVTTEFPSLLDDKYITPAGLQDPGVGGSSYKHVAYHYFRLRLLQSEILQVLQHQQALHARAGGANLRNPFMHTQLPSPFLVKFDSFRSWRIDIDKRLWEWKTSAPTKRDMGVEFSVDFLELNYWQCVIMLYRQSLSVPPMFEGEFSTSEEVESPSIHNVELREDEERVFLKVAEAGQRVLRLYRQLHRVRLVNYTFLATHHLFMAGISFLYAIWHSQVVRSRLTMDEVDFTILAATSVLGDLIDKCPPAEACRDAFDRMSKATVQMCMSTTGFGSGAQQGLHSRRPHHTGGQHHLQSQPDDYFNANGSRVRKPPQSNRPKPQFDMGLNDLFTPQPPPIGTKGHSRETSVNSQSRNNFTNERPNSKNGTGSNNVVKTEFETYRNDTNSSQINSPNFAISPPFSNLDNNMNLDPNLFPNQQSPVQGYTSVPGQNQNSEMYQYDPTNGNSGNGNAYNFDFQNAPGLSFLNYAGAGFGGAEGSGGDDWDLSGFDMGFGENLGDVTAVGGGGPGGGPAGINLLDEYFFGTGT